The following proteins come from a genomic window of Gossypium raimondii isolate GPD5lz chromosome 5, ASM2569854v1, whole genome shotgun sequence:
- the LOC105769652 gene encoding uncharacterized protein LOC105769652 — protein sequence MAEEAHGNPAAEKEAKGAAAEMDDIESRITTAMRSRVGHFKEQSDSLTFEGVRRLLEKDLGLETFALDVHKRFVKQCLLKWLDDGNDNEGSSGTVEKNVSTTTEGTESPKGRQPKKEIKEPCSEDEKLEESPVLGLLSENKTVKNDNKENKEVSESKIKKAIRNRASYVKANSEKVTMAGLRRLLEEDLKLDKYTLDPYKKFIAEQLDELLKSAEVSAPASEVKKKNLKKNSQSKTSEKVSKKVISASSGSENDEEGDEEEEEDDDEGEEEEEEEEVKPKKKITPKGKIKNSEGLKKRKIPKKEAEMPSKKRSKHAERNSDDNSNEEDSGSVSDDGRSQSSSAKAVKRKETSAPVYGKRVEHLKSVIKSCGMSVPPSIYKRVKQVPENKREAQLIKELEEVLSKEGLSAKPSEKEIKDVRKRKERARELEGIDMSNIVSSSRRRSTTSFVPPPKPKIPDMSDDDESEESDEDDGDDDEDNDDAEAGDDGNSQSEESEEEEDGDSD from the exons ATGGCAGAGGAGGCGCACGGTAACCCCGCCGCCGAAAAAGAAGCCAAGGGAGCGGCGGCGGAGATGGACGATATCGAGTCACGAATTACCACCGCCATGCGCTCTCGCGTTGGCCACTTCAAGGAACAATCCGA ctCATTGACTTTCGAGGGAGTTCGGAGATTGTTAGAGAAAGACTTGGGGCTAGAAACGTTTGCACTGGATGTTCACAAGAGATTTGTCAAGCAATGCCTGTTAAAG TGGTTAGATGATGGCAATGACAATGAAGGCTCTAGTGGAACGGTGGAGAAAAATGTAAGTACAACCACTGAAGGAACAGAATCTCCCAAAGGAAGACAACctaagaaagaaataaaggaacCTTGCTCTGAAGATGAGAAATTAGAAGAATCTCCAGTTTTGGGCCTTCTGTCTGAAAATAAAACTgtgaaaaatgataataaagaaaataaagaagtttCTGAGAGTAAGATAAAGAAAGCTATCAGAAATAGAGCTTCATATGTGAAAGCTAATTCGGA AAAAGTCACAATGGCTGGACTCCGTCGTCTTTTGGAGGAAGATCTTAAACTTGATAAATATACACTTGATCCATACAAGAAGTTTATCGCTGAACAATTAGACGAG CTATTGAAGTCTGCTGAAGTTTCTGCACCTGCAAGTGAggttaagaaaaaaaacctcaAGAAAAATTCTCAGAGCAAAACTTCTGAAAAGGTTAGCAAGAAAGTAATTTCTGCTTCATCAGGAAGCGAGAATGATGAAGAGggagatgaagaagaagaagaagatgatgatgaaggagaagaagaggaagaagaagaagaagtgaaGCCCAAAAAGAAGATCACTCCTAAAGGGAAGATTAAGAACTCTGAAGGGCTTAAAAAACGGAAAATACCTAAGAAGGAGGCAGAGATGCCTAGCAAGAAGAGAAGCAAGCATGCAGAAAGAAATTCAGATGATAATAGCAATGAAGAAGACAGTGGGAGTGTCTCTGATGATGGTCGCTCTCAATCTTCTTCTGCAAAGGCGGTGAAG AGAAAAGAAACTTCTGCTCCAGTATATGGGAAACGTGTGGAACATCTAAAGTCGGTTATCAAGTCATGTGGGATGAG TGTTCCTCCCTCGATCTACAAGAGGGTCAAACAGGTCCCTGAGAATAAACGTGAAGCCCAATTAATTAAGGAACTAGAGGAGGTTCTTTCCAAAGAAGGATTATCTGCAAAGCCTTCAGAAAAAG AAATCAAGGACGTgaggaagagaaaagaaagagcgAGAGAGTTAGAAGGGATTGACATGAGTAATATTGTGTCAAGTTCACGTAGAAGGTCTACAACCAGTTTTGTTCCTCCACCAAAGCCTAAAATACCAGATATGAGTGATGATGATGAAAGTGAAGAAAGTGATGaggatgatggtgatgatgatgaagataatgatgatgcaGAAGCTGGTGATGATGGCAACAGCCAAAGTGAAGAATCAGAAGAAG AAGAAGATGGTGACAGCGATTGA
- the LOC105769655 gene encoding uncharacterized protein LOC105769655: MVGHEAVEVAKTVLEVADVAWTAMECCHHLHHRHNPDDDSPENHDAFKLEKELESLKSENQRLRNLLEQNLKLLNNLSESPAYLNDCPPDLYARLVSTVESKDFLLRLKSLNGSNTKIEFPFKEATGDDKHSAEILINVNQNEPSWWVWVTDEMVPSNVEECSGIDDETYTVINEEHVVDAVANFMAKCILSNPKAQALTPEELQKTLLKSLGGVSKLEKVLGIWHAGKLFYALSTWGLALVGLYRARSVVKVAAMGIHTTSKVVMRAL; the protein is encoded by the exons ATGGTTGGCCATGAAGCTGTGGAGGTTGCCAAGACGGTTCTCGAAGTCGCCGACGTCGCTTGGACCGCCATGGAATGTTGCCACCACCTCCACCACCGTCACAACCCCGATGATGATTCTCCTGAAAATCATGACGCTTTCAAGCTCGAAAAAGAATTGGAAAGCCTAAAATCCGAAAATCAACGTCTCAGGAATCTTCTGGAACAGAACCTCAAACTCCTCAACAATCTCTCTGAATCTCCTGCTTATTTAAACGATTGTCCTCCTGAC CTCTATGCTCGGTTGGTATCTACCGTGGAATCTAAAGACTTTTTGCTCCGACTCAAATCTCTTAACGGATCCAATACTAAAATCGAGTTTCCATTCAAGGAAGCTACAg gGGATGATAAGCATTCTGCTGAAATTCTGATTAATGTTAACCAAAATGAACCAAGTTGGTGGGTATGGGTAACTGATGAAATGGTTCCGAGCAATGTTGAAGAGTGTAGTGGAATCGATGATGAGACTTATACTGTTATTAATGAGGAGCATGTTGTGGATGCGGTTGCTAACTTTATGGCCAAATGCATTTTGTCCAATCCTAAAGCTCAG GCTTTGACACCAGAAGAACTGCAGAAAA CTCTGCTTAAATCATTGGGAGGCGTCAGCAAATTGGAGAAAGTTTTGGGCATTTGGCATGCTGGAAAGTTGTTCTATGCGTTGTCAACCTGGGGACTTGCACTGGTTGG GTTATATAGAGCCCGTAGTGTGGTAAAAGTTGCTGCAATGGGCATCCACACGACCAGCAAAGTTGTAATGAGGGCTCTATGA
- the LOC105769654 gene encoding general transcription and DNA repair factor IIH subunit TFB4 — protein MASAPSKLYADDVSLVVVLLDTNPFFWSSSSLSFSQFLSHVLAFLNAILTLNQLNQVVVIATGYNSCDYVFDSSSDLNRSFENGRMPVMCSSLLQKLEEFLITDEQLSKEEPEGKIKPSLFSGSLSMALCYIQRVFRSGALHPHPRILCLQGSLDGPEQYVAIMNAIFSAQRSSVPIDSCYIGSQNSAFLQQASYITGGVHHKPQNLDGLFQYLMTIFATDLHSRSFIHLPKPVGVDFRASCFCHKNTIDMGYICSVCLSIFCKHHKKCSTCGSVFGQAQSEAASASDKKRKTPET, from the exons ATGGCTTCAGCTCCTTCCAAGCTCTATGCAG ATGATGTTAGCCTTGTGGTAGTTTTGCTGGACACTAACCCATTTTTCTGGAGCTCCTCCTCACTCTCTTTCTCTCAGTTTCTCTCCCAT GTTCTTGCGTTTTTGAATGCGATATTGACTCTGAATCAGCTAAACCAAGTCGTGGTTATTGCTACTGGATATAATTCCTGTGACTATGTCTTTGATTCGTCTTCAGATTTGAACCGGAGTTTTGAGAATGGGAGAATGCCTGTTATGTGCTCCAGTTTGTTGCAGAAGTTGGAGGAATTTCTTATTACAGATGAGCAGTTGAGCAAGGAGGAACCTGAAGGAAAGATTAAGCCTTCCCTTTTCTCGGGGTCATTGTCAATGGCTCTTTGTT ATATACAGAGAGTGTTCCGTTCAGGAGCCCTCCATCCACATCCTCGA ATCTTATGCTTGCAGGGATCACTAGATGGACCTGAACA aTATGTTGCAATCATGAACGCGATATTCTCTGCCCAACGCTCTTCG GTTCCTATAGATTCTTGTTACATAGGTTCTCAAAATTCAGCCTTCCTGCAGCAG GCTTCTTACATAACTGGTGGTGTACATCATAAACCGCAAAATTTGGATGGGCTGTTTCAGTATCTCATG ACTATTTTTGCTACTGACTTGCATTCTCGCAGTTTCATACATCTTCCAAAGCCTGTTGGGGTTGATTTTCGCGCCTC ATGTTTTTGCCATAAAAACACCATTGACATGGGCTACATATGTTCTGTATGTTTGTCAATTTTCTGCAAGCATCACAAGAAATGTTCCACCTGCGG GTCTGTATTTGGTCAAGCTCAATCTGAGGCGGCTTCGGCATCTGACAAAAAGAGAAAGACTCCTGAGACATAA
- the LOC105769653 gene encoding UDP-galactose transporter 1, translating to MEEGRLCQWSVCRSLLAIVQWWGFNVTVIIINKWIFQKLDFKFPLSVSCVHFITSSFGAYMVIKVLKLKPLIVVDPEDRWKRIFPMSFVFCVNIVLGNVSLRYIPVSFMQTIKSFTPATTVILQWLVWRKYFDWRIWASLIPIVGGILLTSITELSFNMFGFCAALFGCLATSTKTILAESLLHGYKFDSINTVYYMAPFATLILGVPAMLLEGNGIMEWFETHPSPWPALIIIFSSGVLAFCLNFSIFYVIHSTTAVTFNVAGNLKVAVAVLISWMIFKNPISGLNAVGCGITLVGCTFYGYVRHLLSQQPPGTPRTPRTPRNRMEQLLPLVNNNDKLDDKI from the exons ATGGAGGAAGGGAGATTATGTCAGTGGAGTGTTTGCAGATCTCTTCTCGCAATTGTCCAGTGGTGGGGTTTTAATGTTACCGTCATTATCATTAACAAATGGATCTTTCAg AAATTGGATTTCAAGTTCCCTCTATCAGTATCATGCGTTCACTTCATAACTTCATCATTTGGAGCATATATGGTAATCAAAGTGCTAAAGCTTAAACCTCTAATAGTGGTTGATCCTGAAGATCGCTGGAAAAGGATATTTCCCATGTCTTTTGTATTCTGCGTCAACATAGTGTTGGGAAATGTCAGTTTGCGCTACATCCCAGTTTCTTTTATGCAGACTATAAAGTCATTCACTCCTGCTACAACAG TTATTTTGCAGTGGCTAGTTTGGAGGAAGTACTTTGATTGGCGAATTTGGGCCTCTTTGATTCCTATTGTCGGAGGAATTCTTCTCACATCTATTACAGAGCTTAGTTTTAATATGTTTGGTTTTTGTGCTGCCTTATTTGGATGTTTAGCTACTTCTACAAAGACTATCCTTGCTGAATCACTGCTGCATGGATACAAGTTTGATAG CATAAACACTGTCTACTACATGGCACCTTTTGCAACCTTGATCTTGGGAGTACCAGCAATGTTACTAGAAGGTAATGGCATTATGGAATGGTTTGAGACACACCCTTCTCCCTGGCCAGCTCTCATCATTATTTTCAGCTCTGGAGTGCTGGCTTTCTGTCTTAACTTCTCCATCTTTTACGTGATTCACTCAACTACAGCTGTAACATTTAATGTTGCTGGGAACCTTAAG GTAGCAGTTGCTGTGTTGATTTCATGGATGATATTCAAAAACCCGATTTCGGGTCTAAATGCTGTTGGCTGTGGTATCACACTTGTGGGATGTACATTTTACGGGTACGTCCGACACTTGCTTTCTCAACAGCCGCCTGGAACGCCACGAACACCCCGGACACCTAGGAACAGGATGGAACAACTACTACCCCttgtaaataataatgataagtTAGATGACAAGATCTAA
- the LOC105769762 gene encoding uncharacterized protein LOC105769762 → MGKLKSDSPLSRRIVRSFLDFLDSVEPAPGVDLEGLEVARECLVEVFKLDSASINYVKPDLLVDIFSSLDESEDKKIKSDLSHRGTSDNATASLSAHDIGDNWTKESQSTGVSKDELFGQFFAAIEKIHFLRAMPDGNDDPAQLDKATRLFEDAVNEMERSGCQAFDHKNLAETFKCQGNRTMQSKQYSDAIELYSIAVSLCDDNAVYYCNRAAAYTQIQKYNEAIRDCHKSIEIDPNYSKAYSRLGLAYYAQGNYADAIEKGFKKALQLDPNNQSVKENIQVAEQKLNDEQQRAEWDQGASSSQNNQGSNNQSSGSRSHGGSSPFRMPFDASSLPTEIASMLMNMASSAYQGQPSQNRQGEDDNINGSEEPGIRVGGNINLNFGEQMQIPEELTGAFRSVMEMFSGTPPHGNNQDTNGGSGSN, encoded by the exons ATGGGTAAATTAAAGTCCGATTCTCCCCTCTCTCGTCGCATCGTTCGATCCTTTTTGGATTTCCTCGACTCAG TTGAACCTGCCCCAGGGGTTGATCTTGAAGGCCTTGAAGTTGCTAGGGAATGTTTGGTGGAGGTGTTTAAACTTGACTCAGCTtctataaattatgtcaaacctGATCTATTAGTTGACATATTCAGTTCACTGGATGAAAGTGAggataagaaaattaaatcagaTCTAAGTCACAGGGGTACTTCTGATAATGCCACTGCTTCACTTTCTGCCCATGATATC GGGGATAACTGGACTAAAGAATCTCAGTCTACAG GAGTCTCAAAGGATGAACTCTTTGGGCAATTCTTTGCTGCAATAGAGAAAATTCACTTTCTGAGGGCCATGCCTGATGGGAATGATGATCCTGCCCAACTGGATAAAGCTACTCGTTTATTTGAAGACGCCGTAAAT GAGATGGAAAGGTCTGGTTGTCAGGCATTTGACCATAAAAACCTGGCCGAGACATTCAAATGTCAAG GTAACAGGACCATGCAATCAAAGCAATACTCTGATGCGATAGAGCTGTATTCTATTGCTGTTTCTCTTTGTGATGATAATGCAGTTTATTATTGTAATCG GGCTGCTGCTTACACTCAAATTCAAAAGTACAATGAAGCCATTAGAGACTGTCATAAATCCATTGAAATTGACCCAAATTACAGCAAGGCATACAGTCGTCTTGGTTTAGCATATTATGCTCAAGGCAACTATGCTGATGCAATTGAGAAAGGATTTAAGAAAG CCTTGCAACTGGATCCAAACAATCAATCTGTGAAAGAAAATATTCAG GTAGCTGAGCAGAAGTTGAATGATGAGCAGCAAAGGGCAGAATGGGATCAG GGTGCTAGTTCCAGTCAAAATAATCAAGGATCCAATAACCAATCATCTGGATCAAGGAGTCATGGCGGATCATCTCCATTTAGAATGCCTTTCGACGCTAGTTCCCTTCCGACGGAGATTGCAAGCATGCTTATGAATATGGCTTCAAGTGCATATCAGGGACAACCATCTCAAAACAGGCAGGGGGAAGACGATAACATTAATGGATCAGAAGAACCTGGGATAAGAGTAGGTGGGAACATCAACTTGAATTTCGGTGAGCAAATGCAAATACCAGAGGAATTAACCGGTGCTTTCAGATCTGTGATGGAAATGTTCTCGGGGACACCACCGCATGGAAACAACCAGGATACAAATGGAGGATCAGGTTCAAACTGA